The Solanum stenotomum isolate F172 unplaced genomic scaffold, ASM1918654v1 scaffold30406, whole genome shotgun sequence genomic sequence AACTTAAGGTCAGATATAATATTTGGTTTTGGTGGTTTCCCTTGTTGCTTACATGTTATCTGATTTACTTGTCATTGAAGGACAGTTGAGACGAGAAAATCTACCTTGTAGGACTAGAGATATTAGCGGAATAAGGAGAGAAATAAATCCTGATTTAAGAGGAGGTCTGAATCCAATTCACTTACcaagttttttttatcttaaacaGAGCTGGGGAAAGTGTTTACACCTTCTTTTTAAAACAGAACTCTTGTAGCCATCACTCATTACTGATGACATTGTAATCTTGTGTCTTGCGAAttctctttaaattaataactttctgagttttcaaatttcatggTTTGTCAAAGTTAAGAAACTAGTACCTTACTTTAATGCATCTCAAGTAATATGTGGTCATTGACACAACTGTTTATTTGACAATCTGAAATGTTCTCTAGATCAAGTAAATAATCTTGACCTTTTGATACACTTGATGCCATGGTTCCGTTTGTTTTGTTTACATTAAGATATTAAGGATGGTCTTTCATGAGACTTATCAAGACAAGAGAATAAGGACTTGTAAAGATGCATATTGATGTAACTGAAATTTTAGTACTAGAGTTGTTGGTGAAAGGATGGAAGCTTCTGCCTCATGCTggctattttttaaataatgtaaCTACCATATATTTGTTCATGTTCTATGCATACTAGATGACAGGAGCTCAATGCACATTGTCGTGAAATGAAAACTATCCTTTTGCGATAAACAAGGAAAGTAACTCTCGTTTTAGTTTGTGTTTGTGTATGACCCGTGCTTGAGAACAGTCATATGTGTTGCACCTTACCAGATACCCCACTTTTACTAGTTACAGATCATGATAGATAAGTAGGGTGTTTGCATTTCTATTGTTCAACTTTCAGGGAGTAAAAGCTGCTATTAAGAACGATTAATCCATCCTGCTaaattttctccttctttcacATGTCATTACGTATCAGGAAGGTGTTTTTTTGTTAACTTTTGTGTCCTATCGATCTTTCAGGAGGTGAAAGCTGATGTTAagaacaactaaatccacccgATACTGATGCCACAGATTGAAATGATGAAGCTGTTACAGAAGCATGGTGTTTCTTCCATTTCCAGTCtcgtataatttttctaacgGATAAAAACTGTTCACAATGATGTTCTAATGTTATTTCCATGTCCAGAGAGCAAGACATATGTCTATTATGATCTTGTTTCCGCTCACTAATTGCTTATTATTATCGATTTGTATGACTAAATTGGGACTTGAAGGTTCGTCGTGACAAAGCATTTAACAAATCTTCTCCAACTTCCGTTGAATGTTTGTAGATGATACTAGATTGAGATTGATCTGCTACTTACATATATGATAGTGCCATGCATCAGGCTCGAACTGCTGCTTCAAGAACTAATTTCTATTACAGTAGCAACATAGTTAGAAAACTAATGGATAAGGTCTACGTACATTATATCATTCTTAGACCCTACGTGTGGAATTGTACTGGTTTTGCTATATGAGAGTAAGAGTATGATACACATTTTGTGATTCTTCATAATTATAAAGgataaaaagacaaatatatcccctaactatcgtaaatggtatgtagataCCCTCTGTCATACTTATGGGACATTGGTACCTCTatcgtccaaaaactagagcatatataccctttatactaacggacatacacgtgtcataatcttatccaccgacccgACATCGGATCAATGGATAAGATTGTGTCATGTGTCCCTATTTaatcttccgttagagtgaagggtatatatgctctagtttttggacggcagagGCACCagtgtcccaaaagtatgacgcaggatatctgcataccatttacgatagttcgggggtatatttatcctttttccctaatTATAAATCTAAtagttaaagaaaataagacataAATTCCCTCCTCGAATATGATCTGAATAATTCTTTTTGAACGTCACATGGTACCTTGAGGTATTAGCTAATCTCAAGATTATGTTATCCTATCAAGGTGGAAGATGAGGGAACTCATCTGTTTTGTACCGAGGAGGAGGTTTACTTTTGTGGTTGACAGTGTTGGCAAGTTCCCTTGTCCAGGCTTCTTGTATCAATTATGCGTATTGTATGCTCTAATTTGGGGATtggacaaaaattaaaaaccaCCCCGAAATGAAACAATCCAATATACTTCTTGTTGGAAGTACCCTTGATCTCATTGCATGAGTGGGCCCAAATAATTCAGAAATGATAGTTGTCGAACCATACCACATAGTTTTGACTAACAAAAACTGCAAATCACGCACTAACCATGTCTAAAAAGGCAAGTGTTTTAGCAAATGAGTTATATAAATCAGAGGATGAGATACCTAATGAATGCCCTTATTTTAGCTATGTACactatatttttaaagtaataaCTCTGTACGTTTAGGAGCATCAAGTAAACAGCGAGAAAAGCCAAATGAATAATAAGAACTATTGAGGTCATCTAGAGCAATGAGACTAACAAGTCTTATTATGACATTTTGAGTTGACCCAAACTATGTCCACCTCAAATTTAGGAGGGACTAATTTGATCTTTTTCTCTATTAGATGTCTATAAATAGAAAAGTAATGACTAAATCTTAATGATACCGAactttcaagaactcaaattttTCAAGAATGTATCTGAGTCATTTGATTTGGATTATCCCATTAAACACAATGATTTGTACAAAAACTTTCCTACATCTAATTGGATTTCAGGTTCCGTCAATGGATTGATTTGTTTTGTTGCTGGAAGAAGAATGACGTGTTTATAGGGAACCCATCAATTAGAATGAACGGTAAATTGCCTGATTGTATAACTAGGCCTGATTGCTCGCCCATATATAGTTTTGGATATAATGAGTTTAATGATGATTATAAAGTTGTGGTTGTTTTTCCTAGTTATGACAATCAATAtgagatacatatatatagtcTAAAAGGTGATTCTTGGAGAAAGGGTTGATGATTGTCCGAATGAGACAGTGGTTCAGATAAGTTTTTGAATGGAAAATTGTATTGGACTACTACTGGTCCTAGTGTAAATGTGTATTTGATTTGGctaaagaaaacttttgattTGGCCAACAAGAAATGGAGAAAGACAGTGAAGCAGCCTTATATATTGAAAGCctaatttctccatttttacaAAAATCTTATTCTTTCCTTAAGTGCTATCAAATTGTGTTTGCTATTTCAATAGAATTTGATATGCCAACTTTGGCAACATAATATGTTCATAGATTGTGTACTGGGATGGGTACAGCAAGCTCTGCTTTCTGCATCTACACTAGACACAAAGGTTTCAATAACAAATAGAAGCAAAGGCACAGAAGAAGCTCAATTAATCAAAATCAGAAAAGTTGGTATCGACAAAGAAAAGCATAGAATTGCAATGAGCAAGAACTAAAACATCTATAACCAAAACTGCAGGTGGCCATTGccctttttttcatttcataccATTGAATAACAGAATAACAAAAGGGTATTTTTATATTACAGAACAAGTTCTACTCCTTTCTCCTAATACTTCCCAAAGCACAACACCCATTTACATCTAAAACTCCTGAGATGCAGAGCCAATATCACTTTTTCCAGATCCAGCCTTCTTAGGCAACAAGTTCTGGTGAATGTTGGGCAAAACACCTCCATTAGCAATGGTAACATGACCCAACAGCTTGCTCAACTCCTCATCATTCCTCACAGCCAACTGAATGTGCCTAGGCACAATTCGATTCTTCTTGTTGTCTCTAGCAGCATTTCCAGCCAATTCCAACACCTAAATTAACACAAACCTTACAAACTTAGAATTCCATTTACATTGACAATACTTGAACAACATTTCACAACTATCTATACAAAAAAATCAAGCATGTGCAACAATTTGTGTAAAACCGCTTAATTTTATGCAGAAACATTGAATATACAGaaacaattaaattatttcagCTAATTAtgaaatctatcaattaattgtcaaaaaattcacaaataaactAGGCTAGACACGATTTCACTAACATGCAGAAAGCTTTGAGCATAAAATagtcaaaaattagcaaaataaattaCCTCAGCGGCGAGATACTCAAGGACGGCGGAGAGGTACACAGGAGCACCAGCACCGACACGTTCAGCATACTTTCCTGCCTTAAGGAAACGAGCGATCCTACCGACGGGAAATTGAAGACCGGCTTTAGAAGATCGAGAAACCGATTTCGTTGCCTTTGGCTTGCCTCTTCCGGCGCCGCCTTTACCTGCTCCAGCACctgaagtcattttttttttttctcttacgAAAAAAACCCTAACCCTAGATTCGGAGTTGCAGAGACAGAGAGAAGGAAGATGGTGAAATGTGATACGGAGAAATAGAGGAAGTGgagttatatatatagtaacGTATGGTGTGTTCTAATTGGTTGAAATAAAGGTACGAGGATTGCCAGCGTGGATATGGCGgtacttttaatttttggaaTACCCTCTAATATTTCCCTCCGTCTttactattaaaatattcacGAAACTTCAAATAGagtactttcttttttaaaattttatagtcataaataattatgtgaaaatttaaaaatcgtcaaaaaaatagaatagaTATAAAGGATGACAaacaaaatgaaacaaaataattttttctctatttttcatgaaattttTACTAGTACAATTGAATCTCTCTATAGTTATAGTGATTGTCTAAAAGTTTCATGACCTTCTTTATAAATGAGGTGTTGTCGTTAGAGCTGTCAAAAATGGCCGGTCCAGTTCCACCCCGCCCAAGCCTCGCGAGTCAAGAAATTTGAAGAGCTAGGGCGGGCCGGTCCTTCATTTGGTAGGACTTGAAAATGCTCAATCCAATCAAATCCTAGAAGGGCCGAGGGCTGGGGCGGGCTAGCCcttctgtttttctttttttttaaaaaaaaaatcttttcgaacttataattctataatatcaagaaaatgagaagattttcaaatcaaataatgGTGTTCTTTCAATAACACTAGTAAAACTCTAGAGTAATTAGCATGTATCTCGCATACCAAATATGCGAGTGAGATAAGAGAGTGACAAGCAAGATGAGAGGGAGGCGAGGGCTCGAGATTTGtatatgtatcctagatacatgtgaatctacTTGGATAGAGTGTATCAAGAgcaaattaacctaatttttaGTCCATATGttttgagatacatgtatctggtacgaagatttataatattacaacatagcgtgtattcaaataattagattatatattagtgagattattgtaaattactattaaataaaaagttttgaccCATGGGCCAACCCCGGCGCAGCCCCTATCAAGCCTCAAGAGTCAAGGACTTATATGGGTGGGGCTAATAAGCCTAAGTTTTAAATGGGCTTGAAAAATTCTATCCCAACCCTATCCCACTAACGGGTAGGGTTGGGCCGGTCCCATTGGCTAAGCCCATTTTGACGGCTCTAgttgttgtatatgtatatactaGTTATAgtagcccgtgctagcacgggcccaacatatttttttattttttattttaatttatgtgacattaataaaattttaacggtcaaacaattttttggtatgttctttaaattttaagttgttgattattGTGGTTAATAATACTTTACATGTATTTCAATATtctctttgtcccaatttatgtgtcattgaTAGAATTTCGAAAATCAAGCAAATTTTGTAAATGtcttttagattttgaagttatttaaattatgaattatagtacattttacgtatatgttactttttttatCCCAAACTATGTAACATtagtagaattttgagagttgatcaaattttttgtatgtcctttaaattttgaagttgctaattattgtgtgatttgtagtacgtttcatgttatttcaaataatatatgttatttcctctatcctaatttatatgacactaaTAGATTTTGAGCTTCAACCAAATTTTATAGatgtctttataatattttagggtttaattaccttttttttatttttaatccattaATATGTTTTCTTCACAATTATCAGTAGAGCTACCTTTCAGTGTTGATGGTTTAGCAACATACCCTTAAAAGAACAGACCAACGAAAGCTTCATCTTATTGCTTATTGTGCGTATTATTAAGTAAAAAGTATTCTAATTAATTCTACTAAAGATTCACTAATTGAATGTTgagagaaattaattaatgtgagaaAAGTACTGAAAGAAAGACTTAATCCTACTCCATCTGTTCAATAATTATTGTctattatactattttggaatgtcctacaatacttgtccactttatgaaatcaatggatagtTTACCCCTTATCataaattatagtcatttttcaattatatttattatatttaaaaaatgatatagtaatattactcttttatttataatttcttaaaaaatgtataaagtCAATACTGGAGAAATATTATTGGAGAAAGAATAGTTGATATCAGTCACCAAAGCAATACAACTAAGTAATAATAAGTGGGCCCCATGTTTTCAGAAAGTTGTGCGAATTATTTGTAGTTTAAGGGGACAAATTAGTccaatagataaaaaaaaaaatgaaatgtagCTGCACTACTCATTTAACTAACCAATTGAATTACATTTTTCATGTGAAATTACAAAAGTAACATCTGAGGATTGTTTTGTCAATTCCCAAAAACGGGAAGCTCCTCACATTCACTCTTATTAAtagtagtaatataataattttcaaagttaaattagattgtattaatttgatattttaaacaaaaaatttaaatatgcaaaatctatacaaaaagtactataaattgtaattttttgcatatgaatatgaagaaaaaacatattgtaaaatattagttaaaattcttatagtttgactctaaaaaggaaattataacaattcactacaccattttaggcCTACGACCACACTAAATCTGGACAACGCttgtaaagtgttgcctaaaataCTTTTGGGGACGCTTTTAAAGCGTAGCCCAAGTTTTAAACTTTTAGCTTCAATAATATTAGCAACACGTCTAAAGTGTACTCTTTAATGGTAGAAgctacactttataagtgttgttATAATTGGCAACAACTATTTATATAAATGGCCACACTTGTAAAGTgtcctatttttataattataaaaacaaCACATTACAAATGTGGCCTTAGtgttttcactaaaatattatattccctcCAACATTTTAACATTAAAACTTGTTCTCCCTCCAATTTTTATTgggcaaaaaaaataaaacattaaaggTTATTTTTCagctaaagaaaaaataaagtactATTTCCCTAAAACTTCAGCTGATCGACGTTTCCATTTCCCTCAAACTAAAGTGATGAAGAACGCGATTTTCAGCTGAGGAACTGAAGAAATTGGCTTTTCTCTCAAGAAGAACTGAAGAACACGTACGATTTCCCTCACAAATTTCCGTACTGATTCTCATAGCTAAAGCTGTCCCTTTTAGATTTCTTCGAAGGTTAGAGACTTTGTTGTATTTTTGTGAGTGAGTTTGTTGTCACTTGTGCTAGTTAAACTCTGTTCTGATGTGGTTTAAGTTGTCATCCTGTTGCTACAGGTTCTTGTTTCTAGGAATCTGTCTTTCCTGTACTTTGGAATGTTGTATCTCAGCCTCTTTTTGTTGTCTTCTTTTAATtgcttctctctttttcttgcTTGGTTTACCTTTTGATTTTATATAGAAACTATGAATTCATCTAATCCATATCTTGTTCTGCTTGTGAGTAAGGTCCCAGAAAATCTTAGCAATTGCAGCTTTGTTCCATAAATGCAAATTTATAATAGTCAGTCCATTTGCAGATTTTGGAGTACATATTTTCTCCCAAGCAACCAGAGCTTTTTTGTTTATATGATTTGTACCTGTCCACACATAGCTCCTACAATGAGCCTCAATAAGTTTCACTACTTTGCTAGGTATTAGAAACAATTGTGCCCAATATGATTGTACACCAAACAAAACTGTTTGAACCAGCTGTACTCTTCCTGCATATGATAGTTTCTTTGCTGTCCAAGATGATATTCTACTAACGATCTTCTCAATTAGCGGCTGCCACTCCATTACTGACAGCTTCTTAGTCGATAGTGGGACACCCAAATACTTAAAGGGTAGCTCCCCTGAAGAGTATCCTAAGTGATGAAGGATATCTTCTTTTACTTGTGC encodes the following:
- the LOC125851880 gene encoding probable histone H2AXb translates to MTSGAGAGKGGAGRGKPKATKSVSRSSKAGLQFPVGRIARFLKAGKYAERVGAGAPVYLSAVLEYLAAEVLELAGNAARDNKKNRIVPRHIQLAVRNDEELSKLLGHVTIANGGVLPNIHQNLLPKKAGSGKSDIGSASQEF